The segment GCCTGTCAATGTGATACTGAAACGACCACGGGCCAAAAGGCCGATGCCGCTTGGCAACTTTACCCTGAAAACTGACGAGTTTGCTCGCACTTCCCTATGGCTGTTGATAAATCAAACCAACGCGTTCGAGACATGTTTGGCGAAATCGCGCCGAAGTACGATCGCATGAATCATCTTCTCTCGATGAATGTCGATCGCTATTGGCGCTGGCGAGCCGTCAAAAAACTGGCTCCCAATCAGAACGATCCAATCCTTGACGTGTGCACTGGAACTGGAGACCTGGCGTTCTCCTTCCACAAATACACAAAGGGTGAAGTTCCGATTGTCGGATCCGATTTTTGCTACGAGATGCTGGAAGTCGGCCGCGAGAAGAGCGACAAGTTCGGCCAACCGGTAACCTTCGTCGAAGCCGATGCCCAGGAGTTGCCGTTTGAGTCCGATCGCTTTCAGGTCGTCAGTGCTGCCTTCGGTTTGCGGAACGTTGCCGATACGGATCTGGGGTTGCGCGAGATGACTCGTGTCTGCAAACCTGGCGGGAAAGTTGCCGTGCTGGAGTTCTCTGTTCCGCGGACTCAGCCCATCAAAGGCATGTACGGTTGGTACTTCAGAAACGTATTGCCCAGGATCGGACAGATGCTCGCCCGCAACGATTCGAATGCTTACAACTACTTGCCGGACAGCGTTGGCGAGTTTCCCTGCTATGAGAAACTGACTGAGAAAATGTTGGCGGCGGGAATGTCAAAAGCCGACTTCTATCCGCTGACGTTTGGCATCGCGACGCTCTACATAGGTGTCAAATGAGCAACCATCCGATCGTGCTCGCCATCACCGGCGCCAGCGGCGTGATTTACGGTCGGCGGTTGCTGGAGATTTTACTGCGGTCGAACCTCGAAGTTCATCTGACGATCAGTGAATCGGGTCAGAAGGTGTTGCAGCACGAGTTGATGTCGAAGGTCGACATTGAGAACTTTCAACTCGATCAACTGCTTGATCCGGCTGTCATCGAAGAACACTCCATCGACGATTCTTTGGTTAGCTACCACCACTACAAGGATTTCATGACGCCAATCGCCAGCGGTTCGTTTCAAACGCGAGCCATGATCGTCTGTCCCTGCAGCGGCAGCACGCTCAGCGGCATCGCGACTGCGTCCAGCGGAAATTTAGTGCAACGAGCCGCAGATGTTCACTTGAAAGAGCGTCGTCCGTTGGTGCTTGTCCCACGCGAAGCTCCCTTGTCACTGATTCAAATCGAGAACATGCGAACCGTAACCTTGGCTGGCGCGACGATCCTTCCCGCCTCACCCGGCTTCTACCACGGCTACAAATCCGTCGAAGACCTCGTCGACTTCATCGTCGTCCGCATCCTCGACAACATTGGCATCGATTCCGATCTGATGAAGCGCTGGGGAAGTTGAGATCTTTTGCCGGCACTGATCCACGCCGGAAGTGCAGAATTGTGCAGAAGGCCTATGGGCCCACGTCTGGTCTCACGGTCACCTCGTCAAACGGGATAGAGATACTGATCCCGATTGAGGCCTCAGCTGATCCGGAAATGTCTGGGCCGTTGCCTCGTTGGATCACGGAGGCGCCAACTCCCGTGTCACCACCATTGAAAAATGGAACGCTTGCTCCCAGTCCAAAGCCCTGAATCGTTGCTTGGGCCCCAAATGAGAAGTCGAAACTTAGTCCCAAGGTTTCCGCGAGGCTCTTGAAGCGGCCTGTAAGACCGAGCGATATTCCGGCTGAGAGACTTGCGCTGAGGAAGGCTCCGTTAAACTGAGCGCCCGAGTTTCCAAAGAATGCTGGCGAGTACAGCGTCGTATCTCCAAACGAAAACGATGACAGGACGGACGCGAATTCTGAAGGCAATGCATTGATTTGTAAAGCTTCATCGACTGCGGCATTACTGGCGCGTCCGAAATGGTCTCTCGAATTGTCGAGAACTGCGTTTGCTTGCCGGTTGTTGCGTCGTTTGTTTTGAGCTTCGCGGGCCGAAAAGCTCTTTCCGAAGGACTCGGCCAATACAATTGTTAACGCAACGCCTGCACGATTGGTTTGAAGGTCAGCATCGCTTTGCAAAAGTCCTATGGTGACTGAAGCATCGTCGAGACCAAGAAATTTCATCGTGACCGTAACGGTGTCGCCTTCAAACTTGATCGACTCTCCCCGAGCGATTCCGATCGCACTTACAAGACCCTGCCCCAAACCGATCGCGATCAAACTGCTGCGGATTTGGTTTGTCTGGATTTGCTCAATTAAAGTCGTCAGCCCAGTTGGGTCAATCGTGTTCCGGGGATCGTTAAGTGCGTACGCGTAGTCGTAGCGAGTTGCCGGTTGGAACGGATCGCCCTCGACGGGGTCCCGGCTGATAAATCGCCCTGTCGACGTGTCGTAGTAGCGAGCTCTCAGATAGATTAGCCCACCCGAAGCGTCCATCTCTTCGCCCAGGAATCCTCGCTCAATTCCTGTTGGCAGATCCTCGATCGACACCCCAAATCCGGAATAGTCGATGGTTTGCGAGTCGTTGCCGTTTTCGCTGGTGACAAAGCGGACCGAACCGATGTCGTCGGTATGCAGAAATCGTTGCTCGCCGTTTCGTGTTTCGGCAAGCAAGCCGACTCCGAATGTGGTTGTTGACAATGTGTTCCCTGAAGCATCGTATGTTTCGACGACTTCCGGTAACTGGCCATTGGAGTCAAAAATGAAATACCGTTGCACTCCATCGACAGTCTCAGATACGCGAATTCCATCGACATTGTACTGGTACTGTGTTGTTTCGGTGATCCCGTTCGTGATCCTCCGGACTTCAACTAGCCGTCCAAGTGAATTGAAGTCGTATTGAGTCTGATTGTTACTGTCGACAAACTCAAGGATCAGGTTTCCGTTGGAATCGTATTGGAATGCTGTCGTGACAGAGCCCTGAACCGTTTCAGTCAGACGGTCGCTTGAATCGTAGGTGTAGGCAATTGATTCACTGCGCGAGTCGTTCAGAATCAAGCGATTTCCATTGCCGTCGTAGCTGTAACTGATCTCAAAGTTTGGAGACTCTGCGACAAAGTGCTGTTCAAGAATTAGCTGGTCTCGATCGTCATAGCTATATTCGATTGTACTCATGCCATCTCGAACTTCCCGAACAATCAAGCCGCGATCGTCTCGAGTGTAAACCAGAGAGAGCACCGCGACGCCCGAATCATCAAGTGTTACGATTGACTTGATGAAACCAAATGCATCGTAAGAGATCGTTTCGGTCGTGCCATTGGCTCGATCGGTAGTAAACAGTCGACCAAATTGGTCGTAAGAATAAGTGACCAGAACGTCACCATCTTCGACAACTGTTTCAAGACGTCGCTGAGAATCGTAAGTGTACTCTGTTTGTGCACCGGGAGTCGAAACGCTGGCGATTAGCCCGCTGCCGTTGTACGCATACTCGATGAACCCGCCTGTTGGGTCATCGCGTCGTAGCAATCTGCCCTGGTCGTCGTAAGAATAGGCTACCTCGCCGAATGACTCGAAAACGCGCGACCGCCGGCCCTGTTCGTCGTATTCGATGCTGACCTCGTTGTTGTCACCGTCTGTACGACTGGTGATCTGCCCGAAATCGTTGAATCCAAATGACAGTTCACTACCATCGGCATTTGTGCTTTCGATGAGTCTGCCAGATGAGTCAAACCGGTCCTCAAGTCGACTGCCATCTGGCCGGACAACCGCCGTGCGACGTCCAGCATCGTCGTACTCGTACCGAGTCGTGTTTCCGTTGGCGTCCGTCGTACTCGAAATCAGCCCAAGTTCGTTGTACGCAAACGTGGATTCGAATCCTTCGCCATCTCGAGTCAACGACAAGAGTCCATCGTTGTTGTAGCTGTACTCAAACACGACATTACCGGACTGGGTGACGCGAATGAGCTGTCCGACAGCATCATACTCATATCCAAACACACCGGTGCTGGTATTCGTTACGCTCGTGACTTGGCCAAGTTCATTGTATGTGAAGTCAAGATTGTTTCCGTTGATCGTTTGCCGAGTCGTGTTGCCCAGAGCATCTTTCTCCGCGATGGTCGAGTCGCCCTGGACGCCAGTCAGCCCATTGAAAGCAGAATTGGCGTCAAAGTCAGCATTGAAAATCTCTTCGTCACCAACGTTGGCACTGACCAATCTTCCAATGTCGTCGTAAATAAAATCTGTTTGGATTGGCTCTGCGTTGTTGTCAGAGTCACTGGTAAATCGGGTCACTGGCCGACCCGCAGCGTCAAACTCAAACGAGGTGATGCTGCCGTCAAAGCCCTCGATTCTGTTGAGCAATCCAGTCGATTCATCCAGCTCGGAGTCGAAAATGGTCAGTCCCGCCACGGTCTCTGATTTCGCCGTGCCATCAGCAAAGAACTCGCTGGTTGTTTCCACGCCAAGAGGATCGATTTGTCGGATCAGGTTCCCAAGTTGATCGTACTCAAATTTGGAAAGCCCTCCTTCGCCGTCGGTGATCGACGTCGGATTTCCATTGGCGTCGAAAGTTGTCGACGATGTGCTTGCCGTCTCGCCATCGGTTCCCAGCACTTCCGATATGGTAATCTGGCCATTGGCATCGTGCGTGAATCGCTGAACGATGCCTTCCGCTGATGTCATCTTGACCAATCGGCCCAAGTCGTCGAAATCTGATAGAAATGTTCGTCCCAACGCGTCTGTGGTCTGGATGGCATTACCTTGCTGGTCACGAACCAAAGTCGTTGTGTTACCTGCCGCATCCGTTGCAGCGATCAGGTTTCCACGATCGTCGTATTCGAATCGAGTCGTTGAGCCCAATGCGTCGGTCATCGAGCTGACCTGGTCGAAACCGTTGTACGTGTATGAGTTCACGTTCCCCATCGGGTCGGTCGATTGCAGGGCGTTTCCGCGACCGTCCAGAACAAGCGTTGTTGTGTCGCCCAAGGCGTTGGACGTCGAAGTCAAATTGCCAAACGCATCAAACGTTCGAACTGTTCGATTGCCCAAGCCGTCTGTCGTTGCAACTGGATTGCCCAACGAATCAAACTCGATAAAGCTCGTTCTGCCAAACTGGTCGGTAACTTCTTGCAGTCGGTTCTCAGGATCGAAACTCAACTCAAGCTCATTGCCGTTGACATCGAACGTGCGGTTGAGTCGACCGTCATCATCGTACTCAGTGCGCAACACCTCCTGTCCCAACGGATCCGATATGCTTGACAGAAAATGGAAGTGAGTTGCATCGTATTGGTAGTCCACTGAATTTCCATTGCGATCTGTAACACGTACAAGGTCACCGACTGTGGAATACTCATAGTCGACCGATTCGCCTGCCGGATCAACAATAGACGTAATTCTATTCCGGTTGTCGCGTTGAATCGAAATCAACGACCCGATCCCATCGCTCTCAATGCCGTCGTCTGTAAAGTTCAACGCGTTGCCGTTGCGGTCAGTAGCCATGTCCAACAAGCCTGTGGCACCATTAATTCGATAGACGATTCCACTGTCGGTTGTCAGTTCATAGGATCCGCCAAAATTGGGCGCTGCTGGGTTGTAGGGTATGTTGCCCGGTCCGTAGAGTTCACCACGTTCGTTGACTTGAAGGTAGCCGTTGGCGCCAGTCGATAGCGTCGCGGTGACTCCTGGATCAGGCGTGAAATGCGGACGTGCAACAACAAGATCATCGCCTCCCAAACCCGGCAAGACTCTGATATCTGGGTTGAATGTGAATCCTTGGCGGCCTTCTCCGGGGATATTCAGGTACACCTTCACGCCGGGACGAAAGGCAGAGTAAATTCCGATGTCTTCGAGGCCACTCTTCGGCAGCCCAACCTGCAGGTTTGTGTCGCGGAACTCAAGTCGCCAGCCGTAACCGAACTCTCCTTCAACGTCGGCCTGTAAGGTGTCATAGACTCGCGTGATCTGGATCGGAATGCCAGCGACCGGAACCACCATGTCGGTGAACTGCAACTGGAAATTACCGAGCTTCAACTCGCCAGCCAAACCAACGTTTTGCTCGGCAACATTCATAACACCGTTGCCCGATTCGACCTCTAGACGCAAAACGTATTCGTCGTTGCGTAACAGCGATGTGTCCCAAACGCCAAGCTCGCCGTTCACAACCGCAGTGTCGCTGGTGGTGATCGTCGTGAATTCTGAATCATCGAAATGGCGATAGGACAACGTATACGAACCGAAGTTCTCATGGTTTGCCGTACCAACGATCGATGCGAATCCAACAACCGTTCCGGCTTCTGCTGGGCTCGTGATCGCTGCGGTTGGAATTTCTTCGGCTCCAAGGCCCGTCCAACCTTCTGGATAATCGAAATCGACGTCAATGGATTTGGTCGTGACGTTTCCGTTGACGTCGACGGCGGTTGCGACCAAGTTGATGTTGTTGAAGATGTAGTCTTCAAATTCAAAGGCAGCCTGTCCATTGGCGTCGAGCGGAATGTCGACGCCATTCGCGGTCAGCGTTAACGACGCAATGCCGACATTGTCGGTTGCTCTTGCGAACACCCGAATCGGACCCTGCCACGGCAGAATGTTTCGACCGTCTTCGTTGTTAAGATCGGAAAGCAGCAAGATCGGAGCAACGGAGTCTGCGACGACTTCGAGCGTGAACGATTGAGTCGTTGCGCCGCCACGCGGGTCGGTGACACGGACTTCGAAGTCATGCGAGCCAATCAAATCATTGTTGGTAGCCCAGCGAAGGCGGCCGAAGGTGTCGATCGTTGCGCCGTCTGGTCCGCTGATCAACTCGAATTGCAACGGATCAGAATCGGCGTCGTTGACCAACAAGTCGTATTGGAATTCTTCGCCAGCGAAGTGCTCTGCGGGCGCGAAACTGTTGGTGACCGGTACGCGATTCTCTGCGAGCACGTCCAATTCAAACGATTCAATTGAACTGGCACCACCGGCATCGGTCACAACCAACGTCACCACGGATTGCCCAGTCTGTCCTGCTACCGGAGTCCACGAAACGAGTCCGTTTTCATCAACGGCCAAGCCAGCAGGTCCGCGGCTAACGGAGTAGGACAGAGTTGTGCCTTCCGGATCGTTCGCTGTGATCTGATATTGATAGTCGCTGCCTACGGATGTGAATCGAGGAGCCTCTGATTCAATCTGTGGCGGCAAGTTCACGACGCCATCGCCAACCAAAACAGAAAACGCTTGCGTGGAAGCGCCGCCGAATCCGTCGCTGACTTCGATGATGATCGTTTGTTGGCCCAGCTGCCCCGCGGTTGGCGTCCAGTTAATTTCGCCGGTTGTTTCCGCGATCGAAACGCCGTCTGGTGCTTCGAGCAATCGATACGTTAGCGGATCTCCTTCGGCGTCACGTGCGACGACTGAGTAAAGGAACGAACCGCCAACGTTGACTTCCGTTGTCGGCGTAGAAGCAATGACCGGTGGGCCGCCGGCACGCGTTACTTTAAGCGTGAAAGTTTGAGTCGTCGAAGCGCCATATGGATCGGTGACTTCGATCGTCACATCGGACTCGCCAAGCTGATCGCTAGCGGGAGTCCAACGAATCGTGCCGCGAGACGCGTCGATGCTCATGCCTTGCGGAGCGTTCACCAATTCAAAAGACAGCACGTCGCCGTCAGGATCGTTCACACTCAGGTCGTATCGGTACTCGTTGCCAATCACGGCAGACGACAGAGGACTCGATTCGATAACCGGCGCTCCGATGACAGGCCGTCCGACTACTGAAAGCGTGAACTCGAACGATTCTGTTTCGCCATCCAGGTTGGAGGCCAGCAGCTCAATCGTTTGCTCACCCAAGTCAGCCGAACCGGGCGTCCAACGCAAGGACCCGTCTGGTTCAACGTTGAGTCCCGTCGGACCAGAAACAAGCGACCATTGCAACGTGCGATTCAGCTGATCGGTGCCGCCAACTTTGGCAACGTAGTTTTGGCCAAGGCCGACTTCGGAGCGTGGATCGACGATGATGAACGGAGTTGTCGCTGGCGAATCGTTGGTGACGACAACAGTGAAGGCTTGTGTAACTGCGTTGCCAGCCGAATGGCTGACTTCGATCTCGAATGCGACGTTGCCGATGTCGCCGGAACCCGGATTCCAAAGAAGCCGGCCATTCGCGTCGATGGTCGTGGCTGTTGGAGCAGAAACAATCGCGAAGGACAGCTCGTCTCGTTCCGCATCCTGAACCACCAGGTCATAGACGAATGCTTTGCCGACGAAACCAGATGCTGGAGCAACGCTCGTGATCGCGGGGACCGAATTGGGTGCGGCGACATTGACCGTGAAGCTCTGTAGGGCGATCGAGCCGTCCGCAGCGGTAGCTCGCAAGATCACAATCTGCTCTCCGACTTGATCGATCGTGGGACGCCACGCGACTTGCCCTGTGTTCGGATCGATCGACAGTCCGTCAGGGCCAAGCGAGATGTCATACGCGATCGCTTGATCCGAAATCCCGGTCGCTACCGACGCATATCGAAAGACCTCTCTGGCTTCGACCGTCGTCGGAGCAGTAGAAACAAAATGCACTCCGCCTGTCACAGAAGTGTTCGTTGGCGCGACGACAATATCATTGCCTGTTGAAATCGTATCGGCGGAAAGATCAATCTCCAGTCCGCCGTCCGCGGATTCAACCCATCCGGCCGGCAAGTCGGCTCGTAAGTTATAGGTTCCGGCATCGAGACCCGCGATCGAGAAAACTCCGTCACGGTCGGTCGTCGACATAGGCTCGTCGGCATCGCGAACGCCGTTTTCATTCAGGTCAGCATAGACTTTCCAGTATCCGATTGAAGTCCCGTCTTCGGTTTGCAGCTGTCCCTGGATTTGGCTTGGCGGAAGCTGTGATGCGGCAACGTCAATAGTCGAGTCCGTATTGGCGGCTACGTTCACGTTTTGAAGTTCAACGCTTTCAAATCCTGCAACCGGCGCGACGCGAACGGGATAGTCTCCCGGTAACAATCCGGCGAACTGGAAGTTTCCATCGGCATCGGTCGTGGTTTGGATTTCGTCCGGATCGGCGAACTGGTTGTCGTTGTCGTCCAGGAACACCAGCCAATTGCCCAAGCCATTTTCAGCCGCCGCGTTGGTGCCGTCGTTCTGGATGCCGTCGCCGTTAGTGTCATCAAAAATGGTTCCAGAAATCTCGCCGCGAAGTTCCGCGACGATCTCAACGTCAAACGTCTGCGTCGTCATTCCGCCACGACCGTCTTCAACACCGATCGTGAACGAGTGAACGCCCGCATTGGCCAAACCCGGAACAGGAGTCGGGCGCGTGCCGGCGGGAGTTAGTAGTCCTGTGTTCTCAAAGGAGGAATGATCGCGGACGGAAATCGTATTGTCGTCTTCGAATCGGTAGTCGAGCACGATTTGATCGTTGTCTTCGTATTGCCGCGTTAGTCCTTCCTGAATTTCCGCAGCAGAGCGGGCGACATTCCAGATTCGATAGTTGTCGATCGTTGCGTAGGTTTCGAAACCGCTGATGCCTTGCCCAACTTGCGAGTCAAAGCCAGTGAAATGCAAGGACTGCGGCGCGATTTCAGATGCAACTGCTTCTCCATCGACAAAGATCGTAGCCTCGCGTGTCGCATCGTCAAATGTGAAAGCAAAGTGATACCAGCGATCGGTCTCGGCGACAAAAGGAGTCACGATTTCAAAACCTTCTCCATTCTCATAGTCAAATTCCAGAACCAAATCCTGGTTGCCACGCATTTGAAGGTGATAGGTGAACGGACCATAACCAAAGTTGGCTTGATAGTCCTGCTTGATCAAAGTCATCCGCCCGTTGCTGGCGGTCAACTCGTGAAAGTTGTACCAACCCTCAACCGAAATGTTTTCCGGCTGAAGTGACTCGTCAGCCGGTATGGTAATGTTTCCTTGCGTATACACGCCCCCATAGCCAAGTTGAATCGCAGCGTCGGTTCTACCATCCCACCGTAGCAACCCCGTTACCGGATCAATCGTCGCGCCTTCTGGCCCATCGATGATTCGATAACGCAACGAATCGTTGTCGTCATCGATCGAGTTGACCTGGTATTCGAACGATTCGTTGGCTCCAATCGTAGCCACTGGTTCCGTCGCGATCAGCGGTGCAGAATTTTCGGTGGATGGCTGCACGTCGATGATGAACTGCTGAGTCGCAACGCCACCATTGCCATCGTTGGCTTCAAGGGTCACTGTGTGCTGGCCAACTTGATCGGGTGAAGCAGCCCAAACTACTTCACCTGTGGTGCTGTCGATGAAAAGGCCGCCAGGACCATCGACAACTGAGTACTCAAGATCGTCACCATCGGGATCGATTGCATCCGCGTCGTAGCGGTAGACTTCGTTTGGATCAAAGCGATTGAAGATCACGCTGGCTGTATTGTCGCCAGAGTTGGCTACGATCAAGTCGACGCGGCCATCTTCGTCCGCATCGGCAGTCGTGACACGTGTCGGAGTATCACCAACGGCGATCTGCTGAGCTCGCGCAAATTGACCGTTGCCCAAGCCGTAGTGCACACTCAAGACGTTGCTTTCAGGAAGCGTGATCGCCAGATCTACATTGCCGTCGTCGTTGAGATCGACAACTGCGACGTCGCTTGGAGCAGATTCGGTAGAAACGTAAATTGGCGCGTCCACAGGCTGGAAGCCTATTCCACCGACGATCATCACGCGATTCGTTTCAGGAAGAGTGACAACAGCGTCAATTGTGCCGTCATTGTTTGCATCGGCAAGTACAAACTTACTCGCTACATCGCCGAGCGAAACCGCCACAGGTGCATCCAGGGTTGTCGATCCGTTGCCAGTGAACACCCAAAGAGCGTTGTTGAATTCATCCAAGACAACGACATCCTGATCGCCGTCGCCATCAATGTCTGAAACTTCAACGTCAACCGGAGCACCATCGACATCGAAGTCGACGACGGCGTAGCCAGATTCCAAATCGCCAGTCAAAACCGAGATCGAGCTTCCGGCGCGGTTTGCGGTAATCAACTCCAGCGTTCCGTCACCATCCAGGTCGGCTGCAGCAACGGTTTGCGGCGCACGTCCAACCAAAACATCCTTTATCCGCGTCAGTCCACCAAGATTGTCACCCACGAAAATCTTCAGCCGATCGTTGTCTTCATTGATCGCCAGGACTTCTTCGTTGCCGTCGCCGTTGAGGTCAACGGTCAGAACATCAACCAAACCATCGCGCGATCCGTAGAGGACATTGAGTTGACGGCTGATAAAAATGCTCGCTGTACTTGGTCGCATAATTAAATCCAGGTGCCCGTCGTGGTCTATGTCCGCAAACTGGGGATCTCCGTAGTGGCTGGCAAAGTTATACCGTTCCGGTTTTGCAAAAGTTCCGTCGCCGAATCCCAAGTTGATGTTGACCACTTCAGAGCCGTGAACGCGAACCAGATCGAGATTTCCATCTTCGTTGAAATCAATGAGCTTCGTCAGTTTTGAGCCATAGAGATTGATAGGCGTGTCAACATAAACGAAACTCGGATTTTGAAACGTGCCGTCGCCGTTGCCCAAGTGAACCATGTTGCCGTTGCCACTGAAAGTGACCAAGTCCAGGTGACCATCTTTATTTACATCTCCCGTATGTGATGCCAACTCAAGTGAAGTAATCGGTTCCACCTTTTCGTAGACCAACTCGAAAGTTCCGTCGCCCACGCCACGATACGTTTGCAATCGAGTGATGTTGTCTGCTCGTTCGAAGTTTACAAAATCGACGATGCCATCCTCATCGAAGTCTCCGATATCCATTGCGAGTCCAAGATTGGCCTCCAGGTCGATCACGTAGGAGAGATTGAATGATCCGGGATCGGCCGGATCGTTAAGCAGGGTCTCGACAACTCCATAAAGTCCAGATTTGGTCATGAAGTCCTGGTAACCATCGCCATTGAAATCTGCGATTCTGGCCACTGCGGAGCCGTATTGATACGCTGCAGTCAATTCAAGATAGGATTGCTCGAACGTTCCGTCGCCATTTCCCAACAGGACTTGATGGTATCCCGCGATGGTTCCTGATCCACGACCACCGGCCGCCATCATGATGTCAAGGTTTCCGTCATTGTTGAAGTCGGTCAAAACCGCGTGATCACCGACGCGGCCAGGAGTCGCTTGAAAAGGTTCGGCAAACGTGCCATCGCCATTGCCAAGCCTGATCATTCCACCGCCAAGCGTTAACAAGTCGATGTTTCCGTCATTGTTGAAATCACCTGGAACGACTTCGATATCTCCAGCGGCAGGTTCGCCATTGTCGAACGTTCGACCTGCAGCAAATTCGCCCGGTCGAGTCCCCAGCACGACGCTTACGTTTTTGAAAGCGGTCACTCCGTACTGGCCAGTTCCGTTTTCGTAGAACACCAGGTCGGAAATCCCATCCCGGTTGTAGTCGCCCGACAGGACACCAGCAACGAAGCCGTAGTTGTCCTGGTTGTCCTGGTTTGGCTGTCCATTCGGATCGATGGCTCCGAAGAATCCGGTGTCCGTAAAGAATCCAGTTCCGTCGTTCAACAATACTCGTGCTTCATCTGGCGAATCCCCCAGCGCCGAGCCAATCGTTGAGCCGATTAACAAATCCAGGTCTCCGTCGCCATCAATGTCGATCGGCCGATCGCTTCCCGCCGGGTTGCCAGCTCCATAATGCTGCCTGTTGAGGGTGGCTTCCTGAACTTCTGATTCAAATCCGTCGGCAGTTCCTTTGACAAGATAGTAATGTGAGTCAGAGTACTGCGTGTAAAACAGGTCCAGAAATCCGTCTCCAGTAAAGTCGGCGACTTGCAATGCCTGG is part of the Mariniblastus fucicola genome and harbors:
- the ubiE gene encoding bifunctional demethylmenaquinone methyltransferase/2-methoxy-6-polyprenyl-1,4-benzoquinol methylase UbiE; this encodes MAVDKSNQRVRDMFGEIAPKYDRMNHLLSMNVDRYWRWRAVKKLAPNQNDPILDVCTGTGDLAFSFHKYTKGEVPIVGSDFCYEMLEVGREKSDKFGQPVTFVEADAQELPFESDRFQVVSAAFGLRNVADTDLGLREMTRVCKPGGKVAVLEFSVPRTQPIKGMYGWYFRNVLPRIGQMLARNDSNAYNYLPDSVGEFPCYEKLTEKMLAAGMSKADFYPLTFGIATLYIGVK
- a CDS encoding UbiX family flavin prenyltransferase, with product MSNHPIVLAITGASGVIYGRRLLEILLRSNLEVHLTISESGQKVLQHELMSKVDIENFQLDQLLDPAVIEEHSIDDSLVSYHHYKDFMTPIASGSFQTRAMIVCPCSGSTLSGIATASSGNLVQRAADVHLKERRPLVLVPREAPLSLIQIENMRTVTLAGATILPASPGFYHGYKSVEDLVDFIVVRILDNIGIDSDLMKRWGS